From the Telopea speciosissima isolate NSW1024214 ecotype Mountain lineage chromosome 9, Tspe_v1, whole genome shotgun sequence genome, the window CTTCATTTTAACTACTTCCATATAAGCTATATGGGAGACATTTTAACTACTTCCATATAAGCTATATGGGAGAAGGATTGCTACGATGCCAAAGTATAGTTCCTACCAATGAAGGGGTGGGAAACTAAATTGTCCGGCAGAAGGGGTTTCAATTGTTATGGATAGTTCTCTTGTATTCCATCGCTTGCATAACTGGGCCGATTCTGAGGGCCGTTAAGAGGCCATAGGGCCTGAGGCCATTTTTAGGGCTATATGGGCATTTGGTAAATTACCTATATATGGTGtcgctataaatttgtagctacacttctttctctgtaatcaaTTTGAGAGAATTGTGAGGACAAGCGGCTGTAATCCtattattctccattgatagtgaaacagatcttaTCTCACTGTGGATGTAGGCAAATTTgtcaaaccacgtaaatctttctTTTGTGTGATTCTTGTTTGTGATTTCCAATTCTCTCCTACATTGTTATAGATTTCATTTTCTACAtcaatgaggagagagagtgtgggtCCGCAAGAGGATGGAGAGGGCGTGTACAAGAATCTACAAACTGGCGTATTGGTAATCATTTTCCCACACTATATATACAGAGGCATAGCGTAATGTATAAGGGTGTCAACTGGTCGAGCTTGACCGGGCCTCATGGTGCTTAAAGCCTGCACCATGACCACCCGTTTATACAATTGGGATGGGCCTGGACAGGCTCATAACTAGGCCATGGGCCTATTTAAATCTAAACAAGCTTTAAACGTTGCAACAGAATTAcaattccaaaaaaacaaaaaaacacctACTGCTGTTGTGAtaccaatttcaaacaaatcAGACCAGTAATGACAAGGAACtgaattcaacaaaaaaaacccataaaagaaaTCTTAGTAGAAGTAAAATCTATCGAGTGCTCAGCAGAATCTAAAATTGAAGACAaattatgaaagaaaaaaatttcaattgatTAATCTTGTGGACAGAATTGAAATAAACATCACCAATCTACCAAAATCAAACAATCCTAGTAagattaggggtgtaaatgaatagctgaaatccgtttccatattcgtattcgtatccgtttagctctatttgaatctgtccgaaagctaaacgaatgcagatacggataggctatagctatctgaaaagctatatttacatgtaaacggataaaatatccgatccgtattcgtttaacactatccgaattcgtCTGATaactaatcagatgcggatgcggatatagcactaaccgagccgaatccgatccatttacagccctaagtAAGATTAGGATATTGTAATtaatccataaattaaaatacatAATCTAATAGAAGACAAGATCAGACACAACCACACAGGGGAGACTTtgagaaagaagggaagggaaagttTACAGGGTAAAGGGTCAGGCTGTAACCGGGTGGACTAGGTCGAGTGCTTGATGGGCTAGGACACCACCCCGGACCAACCGGTTAAAAAAAGTATCGGGCTGGGTCTAGAATTGACACTCCTAGTTTTAGGTAGGCTTCACATTAGTAATGTGAAGCCTACCTAAAACCAAACGATCCGACCTCCCATGTTAGTCCAACCCTTATGTAATTCCATCCAAACCATACATtcctttgttgtttttttgtattttggtaACACCATACATTCCGACATCCCATGTGAAACAgtagcctctctctctctctctccttccttgaTCCCATTGGCCAATTCGAATATGGATTTACACTTTTacccataaaagaaaagaaaaatatactgGTGATCCATTGGCCAATTCAACTAGTTGTTACCCATAAAAGGGAAAACACTAATTAAATTGTCCAGATGTGCTGAAGTGATAATTTGCTTTGTTGTCTCATATTCTATTATATGCAAATTGTCATTTATGCTATTCTGAATCATTAATCCTTTCTGGCTTTTGGTGGAAAAGTAAAGTTGTTAATACCATTAATGACTAAACCAAATATGTTAACCGTTAAATAAAAGTATAAGTGGGTCACACTCAAGAAAGTTTCATGCATGGCTTAATGAGTTGGATATAAATCATCATTACCAAGACAAAATAataagttaaaaaaaacaagagagagagtaGAATGTTGGAGACCTTTCACTTAAACAGACTATTTGTTTAATTACTAATCTCTGCCCTTGTTTGAATTAGAGCCTCTTAAAATAAGTTAAAAATAGAGATTAACTGATATTAATTGATAGGTTCCCTAGATGAAAAAGGTCTTCACTAGAAGGAATCACAGGCAATGCTAGTAAAATATTAAGAATGAGTAAATGATTGAAATTCCTTCTTgggttttaacaaaaaaaaaaaaaaaaaagttgggttTTAGCTTCCATATCCATTAAGAGAAAATTCCAACAATTACTTTGCAGTTTCGTCGGCACTGATTATGGAGGAAGATATAAAAGCTTTTGCTTTCCTGCCAGGAGAAGGGATGGAAAAGGGCACATGCAGGAGCTTTGGTTGGGTATAAACCAGCCTCAGCATTTGGATTTCCTGGCTTTGTTCACAGCCAGCCTGTTTgaatcattttttgtttggttgaaaGCCTGTTTGAATCTGACTATATATATCCGACTATTATACTCTTAAGAAGTCAGGTAGCTCACTTTTTATTACAACAAGATTTGGGCtaaaaaattcttaaatttaACCCACTTGTTGCTCTCACGCTCCAATGTATTTTCAATAGGTAAAAGATTGCTACCTGGTCGTCTGGTTCTGAATCAGTacggggccaatgggagtgcacaacagcatcaatatggatgagattttttattttatgaggaTGGGATGGTAATTTTACGTATTCGTGTGTCTAGATGCGGACTCCATGTGATAAGGCAGTGTTCTTTTTgccatatatttttttggacatcactAATTCATATATAACCTTGCATTTAAGACTTCAGGTTTGTCCAATAGCATAAACTAGAAGGATCTAAAGAAGATTAGTATAGATGTAGCGGAGTAGGGTTCTTAGGATAGACTTTTTCTTAAGCCCCGATGAAGGGGAATCCCTTGACCGTGGCTTTTTCTCTCCGTGAGAGGGTATCTCGCAATAGAGGAAGGGTATTGTCGACTTCGTCCAATTGGGGGTGTTTTAGGATCATAGGATGAAGGTTGAATCCTACACTACgggtaggggtgcaagtttggccctggcccgccctgagcccgaacagggtctccGCTAAGATACCAGGCCCCAGGGGCGCGTCAGGATTGGAAATTTCTGTCAGAGTCAGGGTCGGTTTGGGTCAGGATTGAGGCTTCGGACtgagcccagcccggcccgatTCGATCCTGCTTTAAATGATactataagatatatattataagcttaaatgtcacacatattttgttatataaaatattatatatgaagataataagtgataatatgttttattatagtgttattttatgtaaaatggATAATTTTCTCCACGACCTAGTCACCCAACCCAACTTAGTCCAATCCATGCATGGTGCGCCAAAAGTGGGAAGTGGTATCGACGTATCGTATTATCTTATAATAAGAGCACGCTTGCTTTTAATTTGTAGTTTCACTCTTGCTTTTGCCTTACTCATTTAAAGGTGTGTTCTCGTCTTTTGAAAGAAAGATGTACACTAGCGGTCTTCTTGTCACTCTTTGGAgctttctctcccttcccccacttcATGATGAGGGCCTAGCAGGGTAAGGCTGGCCCGACCCTAAGGCCGgatcaaggttggatttttaagGCTCTGAGTCAAGGTCAGGCTGGGCCTGAGTCTAATTAAGGGGAATCCAGCCCTAACTACGGGTGTAGGAAACCTTTCTAGGGGTTCTTATGTAGGCTTTGACAAATATACAATCATCCTTTTAAGTAAGGACAAAtctatttaccaaaaacaaagtaagggaaaatctttctaccaaaaaatagtaagggaaaatcttgttgtagccaaccttggttacaatgagattgtaatcttattttttttgtgtttttatatataacattttttttttctttcaatgggATTAAATCTTGTCATATCAcataaaaattacattaaatgatgtattaaataatttttaactttttgaaaaccattttttactCCTAAATTAAATACCATTTGGGAATAAGATAATGTGCAATTAAAATaaagttacaacttcttagttcactaATTTGGTGACAATAAATTGCTCCTTTTTAGTAATtagtaaaaaattaaaaaaaaattttagattagcCCAAACTGCCATGTGACATATTGGATAAGccaaaattttgtggacaagtagaCCTCTAGGTCTCATCGTCGTCCAACGGTTGAAGCTTGAAGGCACAACCATGTATGTCCATGGCCATGTATGCAACCTTTTTCCATAAataaattcagaaaaataagataatggacaacataaaaataattttgtcataacaaattttttatttttttattttttaaatacattCCAATTTAAGCAAAACAAAGCCAAAGAGAACACATGAATTTTAGGACTTGGTTTTCATAGAAGAATATACCAATTATAGGCTCCAATAAGGTTTTCCTAGAAAGTTGGAGGAGTCTTCTTGTAGGCCGTGAGGTTCTCCTAGAAGATCTGATATGGAGAGTTGGGGGCggttccaaaataaaaatttgggaaGATAGGTGGGTTCCAACCTTACCAGGTGGcaagctttaatttcaaaaaccGGAGGATAGCAATTTATTGTATGTGGCGGATCTTATCGACCATTCAAATGGGAGATGGAACCTTGATTTATTACAAGTTGTGTTGCACCCTTCGGATCTAGCTGCAGTGTCTAAAATTTCTTTGAGTCACTTTGGTGGAGAAGACAAGAGATTTTGGGGAGCTTCTAGGGATGGTCGATTTTCAGTCAAGTCTGCTTATAAAATGCTTGctaggaaggaggaggagaacctTGCTGTGAGGGCTTCCACGTCTAGAAGCCATCAATGGGATCATATCCCTGACGTAGTTTGGAATAGAATCTGGTCTATTCAATCCCTTCCTAAAATCAAAGTTTTGCTGTGGCGTTCTTGTAATGAAGCTTTGGCTACTGGAGCGGGGCTTCAGGCTCGTCGTGTGAACATCGATCCAAGCTGTTCTAAATGTGGTTTTCAGTCTAAAAATGGTGACCATATTCTCTTCGACTGCCCCTTTGCTCGAAATGTTTGGTTCGGTCGTCCTCTTCAATTCTCTCCTCCTGAAAGGCCGAGCTTGGTGGATTGGATTTATAGCTGGAATGTTTGGTTCAAGCAAGATAAAAAGATGGCTCGAGAAGCTATCTCTAGAGCTTCTTTCATTTGTTGGTACCTTTGGCGTTCCCGAAATGAGCAGGTGTTTAATGGCAAGACTTGGGATCCATCGGATGTGCTTCAAATGGCTGACAAAGCTTTCGTGGAGATTTCTAATGCTGTCCGATTTTTAGGGGGTGTTTCAAACTCCTCTTCGGTTGGCTTGGGGAACGATAGTTCTCATCGATGTTCTTTTTGGACTCCCTTGCCAAAGGGCTCGGTTAAAGCAAACTGTGATGCGGCTTTCACTGCTGAGACGAGTAGGGGAGGACTGGGAATTATTTTTAGAGACCATTCTGGTGCTTTGGTTAAGGCTCGTTCCATCCCTCTTGTTCTTGGTTCGATCATCCAGGGAGAACTGTTGGCAATTCGTGATGCTCTACTTCTGGCTTTAGAGCTGGGATATGATAACCTTGTGGTGGAATCAGATAGTTTGGATGCTATTCTTTTTGTTGAGGGGTCAAAGTCCCCAGGGTGGGAAGTGGAGGACTTAGTAGTGGACGTGACTACGCTAATGActtctttttcctctgttatcttctcttttgttcctAGGGCTATGAACTGTGTCTCGGATGCTCTAGCAAGGAAGGCGCTGTCTATTGGGTACATGACAGATTGGCCAAACTCCATTCGGTGGCTTCAGGACCTTTGTGTGACTGATGCCATTGGTTGTACTCACccctctcatcaataaatttcccgtttaccaaaaaaaaaataagtaacaTATTTATGAGTTGAATAACTTATGGATCTCATATCGATTTTGTCGAAAGTACGAATAAGCCCACTTCTGATGCTTTTATAACTCATCATCCAAGCTCAAACATCacgttatttaaaaaaaaaaagagagtaaattACTTGTACATCCTTTAAGGTTTGTCCCGTTTACTTGTaggtcttttctttttaaaaccttacttacagACCCCCTGGGATTGACGGTGTTAGTTTTACGatgtaaaagaccaaaatagtCTTTATGTATCTTTGTCAAAATTGTCAAAAGTAAAATTACCTTTGTACCCTTATTCCATCTCAAACCTTGAAATAACAATTTAGGACTAAAACGATTCCATTTTTTCCCGTTTTTCTTGCATCTGAATTTGGATTTCTCATCTAATCTACTGCTTTTGAGTGTATCTGTTCAAGAATTGCCAAAGGAATAGTTGCGATAGTTTAATTTTTCTTCTGAACTTCTCGAATTAAAAATCTCGTCTGAAGTTTTGGATTTTAGTTTGTGGTTAAATATTCTAGTATTTCTTGTGCAATTGCTAGCTTCAGACGCTTTACTTCTCAATTTACGATAAGAATTACCTATTGGAGtattttctcttgttcaatCTTTTTTATATATCTGTTAGACCTCATAGATCTATTGCTATTGCTTCTGCAATTTGAGTGTACTCTGTATTGAAGGTGGATAGTGATTTAGGGCAAATGGCAAAGTGATTTAGGGCAAACGGCAATGGATACCTTCGATTGAAGCTAGAAAAAATTTCTTGGTTCACAGATTCTTCCTCACGACAATGGCTACCTTCGACTGAAGCGGCAATGACTACCTTTGATTGATGCGGCAATGGCTGCCATAGTAGTAGTAGTTACTTCCTCACTGCAGTCaaacaaaagaggaaagaagagtaCGCTCAAACAGGATTTAGGACAATCAAtccataagggtattttggtcattgaTGAATTTATGGCccgctgacatcatcacttaaacCTGTTCCTTCTATCAGAATGGGTATTACGTCAATCCCAGGGAATTtgtaagtaaggttttaaaaagaaGGTGGTGTAACCTCAGTGGGtgtataaaaaacaaaaaacccaaatatCACAAGGCCTGTCCcttctcaaaattttgggaCAAAAAAGTCCCAATGCATGCATTCACTTCTAAGGAAAGATTTCTCATATGCAATTTTGTAagattttttttagaaactaaaTTTTTTGCCATGTGGATAAGATGATTTGACATTTTGAGAGTTGAAAAAATAGTAAATTCTTTTGGATACGATCTATTTCAATTGTATGATCCAATATGCAATGggccttccctttttttttttactttcctaGCTATCCAAACATACATGTTTCTTTTATGACATTTTTGCATTATTATAATAACATATGAGAGAAGTTAGATTGTGGTGGAATTTAATATATGATTTAGGTGTGGAGTACAATATGTCCACTAAATCTAAGATACAAACCTAAATTCTGGCACAAAAATTATAGAAAGGGTGTAGGAATCTTAGGATCTGTATGGCAATTACtctgtttcaaaaaattggttttgaatcagaatcgattttttttgtttctggatTTTTGAAGTAATTCTTTACCAACAAATGTTATATGGTAAACCtggaaaaaaattgattatGCTATTACAAACAAAAGGTTTTGGATCGAggtttgaaagaatcaaagcaAAATGGGGTAATTCTTCAAAGGGGTAAATGAACAAAAGGTTTATAATATAAAGCGCAACAAAACACACACCCCATCAAACCTAGTATCATTCTATCAACAATCACTCCATAATTAAAATTCGAACATTTTCGAGTATGAACTTAACAATGCTATTAAATGCAGCAAGATTAAAACCACTCACAATCTCAACTTGAGCTTGGAAGGCTTGAAATTGGGCTTTCTCAACCTTCAGCTCAGCCAAACGAGTCTCCTCTTGCTTCCTCATTAATTCGAAAACCTGATGAAAACAAGGAAATGTGGACACACCAAATTCCAGAACTTAGATATAGTTCCAAACAAAATACATGCCAACACAACCTCAAGAACACAATAACAAACACCCGTTTAGCATATTTAGAGTTGTTAATCTCTCGAAGGGCTTTGGCACGTGCCTCTTTCTAATGATTCGGGATCGAATTCAGATGGAGCTGCCTTTTGGCCCTTCGGCTTCCGACTTTGATACTACTTTGGGAGGATTCGTTTGATCAGGCTGCGATGtcaagggagaggaagagaaggaaaagcaGCAAAATGGGTCATCAGCGTACACGCAATCAACATATGAAAGCGAAGTGACGACTACAGCCATTGCTACGGAGGATGATATCCTTGATGCAACCATGGCGGACCTTCAAAAGTATGGATTTGCTGCCTTGCTCTGTTGTCAGCTTGTAAgttttgttatgttttgatggtAAATTTCATCAATGCCCCTGATTCACTTAAATCTACGTTTTTCAACGAAAAATTGGTAGGATCAATTCTAAAATGTGAGAGGTGTTTCTCAAAAGCTTGCCATAATCTATTATATCACTCGGTCCGTTTCAAAAAATCACATAAAAGATTGGACAACCCATACATAATCTATTTCAATTCTACCCtcaaaatcagaaaaatcaCCAGAATCCATTTTTTGGAAGGTTACCATACAGATCCTTACTATCCATTCTAATAGTTACCTTTCTCACTCTTACATCAAATATGTTAGTAAAGTAGATGCTCGGTGGAACTtaattttgtaatctttttgtCTAAATATTTTGAGATGTCCGATCCTCTTGGGGAAATTTAGCTGTGGATCAGTCCTAAAAATACGAGAAAATGACTTAGGAGTttctacacaaaaaaaaaagacgtagGAATGCTTCTCCCTAAGATTTTCAAGAGCCAAAGAAAACAATACTCATAAGCTCATTAATTTGAACACAATAATCGTtaatgtaataaaaaaaataaagaaataatctTTTACAAAATAGTATAAAGAAAAAATGTTATAAGCCAAAGGTTGTGAACCTCCAATACATCTACAAAGCAAATATGTAAGGGTTAATATATATTTCCTTTCAAAATTGCATGACACCATATCTTGAATGCCTAAacaataaggggaaaaaaatgctAACCTATAGCATGATTCCAGTGCCTAGACACAAATCGAAAACCCCATTCAAACCAATACTTATGTAcgcactctcattggtccccgCATTGGTGCAAGGGCTATGCGA encodes:
- the LOC122639090 gene encoding uncharacterized protein LOC122639090: MLARKEEENLAVRASTSRSHQWDHIPDVVWNRIWSIQSLPKIKVLLWRSCNEALATGAGLQARRVNIDPSCSKCGFQSKNGDHILFDCPFARNVWFGRPLQFSPPERPSLVDWIYSWNVWFKQDKKMAREAISRASFICWYLWRSRNEQVFNGKTWDPSDVLQMADKAFVEISNAVRFLGGVSNSSSVGLGNDSSHRCSFWTPLPKGSVKANCDAAFTAETSRGGLGIIFRDHSGALVKARSIPLVLGSIIQGELLAIRDALLLALELGYDNLVVESDSLDAILFVEGSKSPGWEVEDLVVDVTTLMTSFSSVIFSFVPRAMNCVSDALARKALSIGYMTDWPNSIRWLQDLCVTDAIGCTHPSHQ